Proteins from a genomic interval of Oceanispirochaeta crateris:
- a CDS encoding amino acid ABC transporter permease, which translates to MNLITDREGQDNRFAHFFSWLLVALILSAVFWFGFSRLGYRFAWNTIYNYRMNFLKGYGMTLLISLFALVLSLFLGILFGLGQKSRLLPFRYFSLFYIELVRGTPLLVQILIFFYVIANAAGINNRFVVGVLIMAVFSGAYIAEIIRGGVESIAESQKESARSLGFSSYQTYRYVIFPQVITRILPSLAGQLASLIKDSSLLSVIAIKEFTMAAREMNANTFSTMEAYLPLAIGYLLVTLPISGLTRYLERIFSYET; encoded by the coding sequence ATGAATCTTATTACAGATAGGGAAGGCCAGGATAACCGGTTTGCCCATTTTTTCAGCTGGCTTCTGGTCGCCCTGATTCTGTCTGCTGTGTTCTGGTTCGGCTTTAGCCGTCTTGGATACCGTTTCGCATGGAATACAATTTACAACTACCGGATGAATTTTCTTAAAGGCTACGGGATGACTCTCCTCATCTCGCTGTTTGCCCTCGTGCTTAGTCTGTTCTTGGGAATACTCTTTGGACTGGGTCAGAAGAGCCGTTTGCTCCCATTCCGTTATTTCTCTCTCTTCTATATTGAACTGGTACGGGGTACACCCCTATTGGTACAGATCCTTATATTCTTTTATGTCATTGCTAATGCGGCAGGGATCAATAACCGCTTTGTTGTGGGTGTACTGATCATGGCTGTATTTTCCGGGGCCTACATTGCGGAGATTATCCGGGGGGGAGTGGAGAGTATCGCAGAAAGCCAGAAAGAGTCGGCTCGATCTTTGGGTTTTTCAAGCTACCAAACATACCGGTATGTGATCTTTCCACAGGTGATAACAAGGATTTTACCCTCACTGGCTGGACAGTTGGCATCCCTGATCAAAGACTCATCCCTTTTATCCGTGATTGCTATTAAAGAGTTTACGATGGCTGCCCGGGAAATGAATGCCAATACTTTCTCTACAATGGAAGCCTATCTGCCTTTGGCTATAGGGTATCTTCTTGTGACCTTGCCGATTTCAGGTCTCACACGCTATCTGGAAAGGATATTCAGCTATGAAACTTGA
- a CDS encoding amino acid ABC transporter ATP-binding protein, protein MKLELDQLSKHYGELKVLDKISLTLGDVRSLVLIGPSGGGKTTLLRLIAGLEQPDGGNILINDRLIEFKSEESLREYRKRIGMVFQSYNLFPHLTALENITLPLVKVHGYKEKQAQDEALVLLERFNLADQAFKKPAQLSGGQKQRIAICRAVAIGPEFLLLDEPTSALDPEFTSEVLDLIGELRSEGMRLILVTHEMGFARQAADYILFVGDGGLIGQGTPEELFVQNSDERVSRFFNTVLKYN, encoded by the coding sequence ATGAAACTTGAGCTTGATCAATTAAGTAAACACTATGGTGAATTGAAGGTCCTGGATAAAATATCTCTCACCCTGGGAGATGTACGCTCTCTTGTATTGATAGGTCCCTCAGGCGGAGGGAAAACTACGCTTCTGCGTTTGATCGCAGGACTCGAACAGCCCGATGGTGGAAATATACTCATCAATGACCGGCTTATCGAATTTAAGAGTGAAGAAAGTTTGCGTGAGTATAGAAAAAGGATTGGCATGGTATTTCAATCCTACAACCTTTTCCCACATCTCACAGCCTTGGAGAATATTACACTCCCCCTTGTGAAAGTGCATGGATACAAGGAAAAGCAGGCCCAGGATGAGGCTTTAGTGCTTTTGGAAAGGTTTAATCTAGCGGACCAGGCGTTTAAAAAGCCTGCACAACTCTCGGGAGGTCAGAAACAGAGAATCGCCATCTGCAGAGCCGTGGCCATTGGTCCTGAATTCCTTTTGCTGGATGAACCGACTTCTGCTTTGGACCCTGAATTTACCTCTGAGGTTCTTGATTTGATCGGAGAGCTTCGGAGTGAAGGAATGCGTCTGATCCTTGTGACTCATGAAATGGGTTTTGCCAGACAGGCTGCTGACTATATCCTCTTTGTGGGAGATGGCGGATTGATAGGGCAGGGGACACCTGAAGAGCTCTTTGTTCAGAACTCTGACGAGAGGGTCAGCCGGTTTTTCAATACAGTATTAAAGTATAATTGA
- a CDS encoding transporter substrate-binding domain-containing protein, with product MKKKTGYILSVLLFLMIFMVSSCSKKEDKTLVVAMELQFPPFEMAEADGTPSGISVEMAYALGEYLDRPVKIENTSWTGLIPSLQSGKADLVISSMTITDERKEVVDFSIPYAASGLTLLINKDSSVTSYADLSKEGVTTAVKSGTIGALWAQENLPEESIRIFDEVAACSLEVSQGKVDAFIYDALTTFELQKKFPESTWVNLENLPGTSGGWGVAMKKDNSLKAEVDAFILDYRQKGGFEALEKKYLTEIKQIFDDAGVPSFFAL from the coding sequence ATGAAAAAGAAAACAGGATATATCCTGTCTGTATTGCTCTTCTTAATGATATTTATGGTTTCTTCCTGTTCTAAAAAAGAGGATAAGACCCTCGTTGTGGCCATGGAACTTCAGTTTCCTCCCTTTGAAATGGCCGAAGCCGACGGAACTCCTTCAGGAATCAGTGTCGAAATGGCTTATGCCCTTGGGGAGTACCTTGATCGACCGGTAAAAATTGAAAATACCTCATGGACAGGTTTGATTCCCTCTCTTCAGTCAGGAAAGGCAGATCTTGTCATTTCATCCATGACTATTACTGATGAAAGAAAAGAAGTTGTGGATTTTTCCATTCCCTATGCGGCTTCAGGGCTGACGTTATTGATTAATAAAGATTCCAGTGTGACTTCTTATGCTGATCTGTCTAAGGAAGGTGTCACCACTGCAGTAAAATCCGGAACTATCGGTGCTCTGTGGGCACAAGAAAATCTTCCAGAAGAAAGCATCAGAATCTTTGATGAAGTAGCTGCCTGTTCTCTTGAAGTTTCTCAAGGGAAAGTCGATGCATTTATCTATGATGCTCTTACAACTTTTGAGCTTCAGAAAAAATTTCCAGAGTCAACCTGGGTTAATTTGGAGAACCTTCCCGGAACAAGCGGAGGATGGGGCGTTGCTATGAAAAAAGATAATAGTCTAAAGGCTGAAGTGGATGCTTTCATTCTTGATTACCGCCAAAAAGGTGGATTTGAGGCCCTTGAGAAAAAGTATTTGACAGAAATCAAACAGATTTTTGATGATGCAGGTGTCCCTTCTTTCTTCGCTCTTTAG
- a CDS encoding Crp/Fnr family transcriptional regulator, whose amino-acid sequence MNVDQGETGLCRTCHNNLCAKKVSIFSSLLDKDIQKIVSLTGHKSYSKGEYLCHEGDISSRLYIVNDGKVKLSKFNKDGKEQILRILSNGSFFGEFYLFSEDEPYNFSAIAISEVKICTLSKSDMDGLLREHPDINRKIMTEISRRLIQTENLVQNLSTNDTNSKVAYVLLELSEKYGITKNNQIHVNIPINREEMASYAGVTRETMSRKLSQFEHLGILQTKGNKTIIILEMDELMNFL is encoded by the coding sequence ATGAACGTCGACCAAGGTGAAACAGGTCTTTGCAGAACCTGTCATAATAATCTTTGTGCTAAAAAAGTCTCAATTTTTTCTTCACTTCTTGATAAGGATATACAAAAAATTGTGAGCTTGACTGGACATAAAAGCTATTCAAAAGGGGAATACCTCTGTCATGAAGGAGATATTTCATCCAGGTTATATATTGTCAATGATGGTAAGGTTAAACTGTCAAAATTTAATAAAGATGGGAAAGAACAGATTCTGAGGATTCTTTCAAATGGATCTTTTTTTGGTGAATTTTACTTATTCAGTGAAGATGAACCATATAACTTTTCGGCTATTGCCATTTCAGAAGTAAAAATCTGCACTCTTTCTAAATCCGATATGGATGGGCTTTTGAGAGAACATCCTGATATCAATCGAAAAATTATGACAGAAATTTCCAGAAGATTAATTCAGACGGAGAATCTGGTTCAAAATCTGTCGACCAATGATACGAATTCCAAAGTGGCCTATGTTCTTCTTGAATTATCCGAAAAGTATGGGATTACAAAGAACAATCAAATACATGTGAATATTCCCATCAACAGAGAAGAAATGGCCAGTTATGCCGGGGTCACCAGAGAAACCATGAGCCGCAAGCTGAGTCAGTTTGAGCACTTAGGCATACTTCAGACCAAAGGAAATAAAACGATTATCATTCTTGAAATGGATGAATTGATGAATTTTCTTTAA
- a CDS encoding FprA family A-type flavoprotein, whose protein sequence is MSIQIHDNTFWVGKVDNRDVPFHRLILTKGTTYNSYLIKSEKPTIIDTVDISFGKEFRDNLEKEINLEEIQYIVINHTEPDHSGGLRTLAAKAVNAVIVCTQAAVYELKEMYKLHDRTFLVVKTGDTLDIGGKTLSFIETPYLHTEETMVTYCVEDKTLFSCDIFSTHVANEHYFNDKESNDILEDFKTYYTLIMHPHRMYVREMIEKIKGLDIALIAPSHGYLLREDVQKFIQIYDDMSRNVETSRKGLVLYSSMTGNTREIASEIKELYEANGIEMNVIDVNRTELDAVVSEINKADIVFFGTSTRYADMIGNMESVLKKLETIDLEGKYAVAFGSYGWSGEPIEIIQDYLNQSGFTTLNTSQIVKSTGMTDVYFPIRIRFSLNEESRTGFKRAVYHTLDLMMAE, encoded by the coding sequence ATGAGTATTCAAATTCATGACAATACTTTTTGGGTAGGTAAGGTTGATAACCGTGATGTTCCCTTTCATAGACTTATTCTGACTAAGGGGACGACATACAACAGTTATCTGATTAAATCAGAGAAGCCGACAATTATTGATACAGTGGATATCTCATTTGGTAAAGAATTTCGGGATAATTTGGAAAAAGAGATCAATCTTGAGGAAATCCAGTATATTGTGATCAACCATACCGAACCAGATCATTCGGGGGGATTGAGAACTCTGGCCGCTAAGGCCGTCAATGCTGTTATTGTCTGCACACAGGCCGCTGTGTATGAACTGAAAGAGATGTATAAACTCCATGACAGAACCTTTCTGGTTGTTAAGACTGGTGATACCCTGGATATTGGTGGAAAAACTCTGTCTTTTATCGAAACACCCTATCTGCACACGGAAGAAACGATGGTGACCTATTGTGTAGAAGACAAAACTCTTTTTTCTTGTGACATTTTCTCTACCCATGTTGCCAATGAACATTACTTTAACGACAAAGAATCAAATGACATCCTTGAGGATTTTAAGACGTATTATACCCTGATAATGCATCCTCACCGGATGTATGTAAGGGAAATGATTGAAAAGATTAAAGGACTGGATATTGCTCTCATCGCACCTTCCCATGGATATTTACTTAGAGAAGATGTACAAAAATTTATACAGATCTATGATGATATGAGCCGCAATGTAGAAACATCCCGGAAGGGTCTGGTTTTATATTCGTCAATGACGGGGAATACACGCGAAATTGCCAGTGAAATAAAAGAACTTTACGAGGCTAATGGCATTGAGATGAATGTGATAGATGTGAATCGTACAGAACTTGATGCTGTTGTTTCTGAAATCAATAAAGCTGATATTGTCTTCTTTGGGACGTCGACACGATATGCCGATATGATCGGGAATATGGAATCTGTGTTGAAGAAGCTGGAGACAATCGATCTCGAAGGAAAATACGCTGTGGCCTTCGGTTCTTATGGATGGAGCGGTGAGCCCATTGAAATCATTCAGGATTATTTGAATCAATCAGGGTTTACAACGCTCAATACGAGTCAAATCGTGAAGTCTACAGGAATGACAGATGTCTATTTTCCCATAAGGATCAGATTCTCTTTGAACGAAGAAAGTAGAACAGGATTTAAAAGAGCCGTGTATCATACCCTTGATCTGATGATGGCAGAGTGA
- a CDS encoding IS256 family transposase has translation MDKDRLDELATELAKGVKTEADLADPLGQLMKLTIEKALNAEMDNHLGYEKHSRKGHNKKNSRNGYNSKKVKTDSGELEIETPRDRDSEFEPQMVKKGQRRLLGFDQKILTLYAKGQTTRDIAETLKDLYGVDVSHTLISQVTDSVLEEVEQWQNRPLDSLYPIIYLDCIVVKVHQDKRVIKKAVYLALGITTEGIKELLGLWISENEGAKFWLSVLTELQNRGVQDIFIACVDGLTGFPEAINTVYPKTKIQLCIVHMVRNSLKYVSYKDRKEAARDLKAIYSSITLDEAERELNNFAEKWDSQYGSISKMWKRHWENLIAIYDYPDEIRKIIYTTNAIESLNSVIRKAIKNRKIFPNDKSAFKIVYLAIQQASKKWTMPLRAWKPAMNRFQLEYGDRFTDE, from the coding sequence ATAGACAAAGATCGTTTGGATGAGTTAGCCACAGAATTGGCTAAAGGGGTTAAGACCGAGGCAGACTTGGCTGATCCTCTTGGCCAGCTGATGAAGCTGACAATTGAAAAAGCTCTAAATGCTGAAATGGATAATCATCTTGGTTATGAAAAGCATTCTCGGAAAGGGCACAACAAAAAAAATAGCCGTAATGGCTACAATTCAAAGAAAGTAAAAACTGATTCAGGGGAACTTGAAATAGAAACACCTCGGGATAGAGACTCAGAGTTTGAACCTCAAATGGTTAAGAAAGGTCAAAGAAGACTTCTAGGTTTTGATCAGAAGATTCTCACCCTTTACGCCAAAGGCCAGACAACCAGAGATATCGCTGAGACACTTAAAGATTTATATGGTGTAGATGTCTCTCATACCCTTATTTCTCAGGTAACAGATTCTGTTCTTGAAGAAGTGGAACAGTGGCAGAACCGCCCCTTGGACAGCTTATATCCCATCATTTATCTGGATTGCATCGTAGTCAAAGTACATCAGGACAAACGGGTCATCAAAAAGGCTGTTTACCTGGCTCTAGGGATCACTACTGAAGGTATAAAGGAATTATTGGGGCTCTGGATCTCTGAGAACGAAGGAGCCAAATTCTGGCTTTCTGTGCTGACAGAGCTCCAGAACCGGGGTGTTCAGGATATCTTTATAGCGTGTGTCGATGGACTAACTGGATTTCCTGAAGCTATCAATACCGTCTATCCTAAAACAAAGATTCAGCTCTGTATTGTACATATGGTCAGGAACTCCTTGAAATATGTTTCATACAAGGATCGAAAGGAAGCTGCTAGAGATTTGAAGGCAATCTACTCATCAATCACTCTGGATGAAGCAGAAAGAGAGCTTAATAATTTTGCTGAAAAGTGGGATAGCCAGTATGGCTCTATTAGTAAAATGTGGAAAAGACATTGGGAAAATCTGATAGCAATTTATGATTACCCAGATGAAATCCGGAAAATCATCTATACCACTAATGCAATAGAATCTTTGAACAGTGTCATTCGAAAAGCGATCAAGAATCGGAAGATCTTTCCCAATGACAAATCTGCATTTAAGATCGTATACTTGGCTATACAGCAGGCCTCCAAAAAATGGACTATGCCACTAAGAGCATGGAAACCTGCCATGAATCGATTTCAGTTGGAATATGGAGATCGATTTACAGATGAATAA